GCTTCGTTCGGTACTCGCCGTAGGCGCGTTCATCGGATCGGGCGAGGACGGGAAAGGTGTCGAGGATGTAGCCGGCATCGTCCGGCGGGATGCTGTAGAGGTGGAAGAAGGCCGCGTCGAGCTCGCACTGGAGTTGGAAGCGGCGCTCGGGGTCCCAGATGTAGGGTGGCCCGTCGTCGCCGCAGTCCTCGGCGAACGGCTTGAGGTCCCAGGCGGTGTAGGTGAGTTCAAGGACGCGAGGAAGGAACCAGTCGCGGAGCGCCTGGGCAACATTCCAGGGGCAGCATGTGGGATAGATGGAAGGCGGCAACACAGGTAGTTGCTTCAGGTAGCTGTAGGTGAGGTGGGTACCCCCGACCTTCTGACGCGCAGCATAGTCGAAGCAAAGGCTCGCCAAGTTCGCGCAGAGGCATGCAACGGTGTGCGCGTCAGGTGTCGGAAACATGAGCGGCAATGTATGCCCAACTCCAACCCGCGGGATCACGCACGCGATGACTGTCCGGACCTTTTCGGTACCCGTGATGTCTCGCCACCCGAGCAGCCACCCCCGATCCGAGACACCCTCCAGCCTCGACTCAATCTCGGTCTGCGTGACCCAGTACCTCGCGAGCGTCACTCGCCGGGGGTTTGCGTGGGCCGCATCGTCGAGTTCGGGGAGCTTTCCCTGGTTCGACTGTGCTTCCGTTTGCCCCTCGTAGGTGCCAAAACGGTGGTCGAAATTGTGGATCATCTTCGCTTCGTAAAGCGGCAGCATGACCTCACGGTCCTTGACGAAGCGGTTGCCCTGGGGCGTCCAGCCGGCAGCGACAAGCTCTCCCCGCGTGCGGAAGAGGGCTGCGTCGGACGCCATGTTGAAAAGTCCTTGCATGAAACGCAGACCCCAAGGATTGCCGTCTGGATCGCCCTCACGCCAAAGCACGTTCGTGCGGCTGTAGAGCGCAAGATTCATCTCGGCGTCGCGGCGCCACCTGAAAGTGGGACAGGTGTGCGTATTGGGGTTGAGCGTCGCGAAGTCGGCGGGAGCAAGAGCAAAGTGGCGTTCTTCATCGTCGAGATCGAGAACGCGTCGCGCGTAGAACACAAGGTCAGCGCGCTCGGCCTCGCCGATTGTTAGCAGCACGAAGCGGTACGCGTGATGAAGCCCCTTGAACACGAGGCCTTCGTTCTCGAAGTGGTAGATGCTAGCGAGGACCCTACGGTCTAGGAGGGCCTGGAAGTACTCCTTGGTCATATCGTCGGTTGCAATGCCGCTCGGCACGATGAAGCCGGCCCGGCCGTGCGGCGCAAGCACACCCCAGTTGTGCTCCGCAAATAGCGGGTAGGTATTGATGCGCCCGCGAGCGCAAAGCGGAAAGCGGCCACTGCTGCGGGCGAAGTGCATCTCGCCCTGGGCCTTTCGCTTCGCGAGTTGCCATTCCTCCCAGAGTTGGGGACTTGTTACCGGAAGCGCTGCGATCAGATCCTTGCGTATTGCGGCGTTTTGAGCATCGGCGATTGATGGCTCTCGCCTAGCGAAGAATTCTTGTTCCTTCAACTCGATGTGTTCCCATGGAGGGTTCCCCAGCACGACGTCGAAACCGCCCCGCGCGAACACGTGCGGAAACGCAAGTTCCCAATGGAAGAGCACGTAGTCCTCGGCGATATGTCGCGTCGTTTCGACAAGCACTTCGGACGGCGGCGCCTCTTTGTCGCGGAGCGCGAGCCACGTGGCCGTGGTCGGCGCGGTCTCGACAACCGGGCCGGGCTTGTCCTTGGGCCAGAGGAAGGCGGCGCACCAAGCGTCGGCCACGAGCTTCTCGTGCTCGTAGGCTTGCGAGCCGAGGAGCGCCTTCCATTGGCACTCCTTCTCGGCCAGCGCCGCGACATCGGCGTCGGGGGCCTGTTCGATGGCGCGCATGGCGTCACGCAAGGCGCCCGTCCCGTTTCGTCGCTCAAGGCGAAGGAGCCGCTGTCCTGCGATTTCTTCCTTGTTGCGTCTCTTGAGCGATGTTGTGACGTTCTTGTCGTCCCCTTCGAGGACGATCCAGGCGGCATCCGGCACCTGATCGCCCATCAACCCGCGCGTGGTGCCGAGCAGCGCGTTGCCGCGGCGAATATGGCTCTCGAGGAAGGTAAGCGGCAGGCCGGGATCGATGGACTCCATCCACAGGCTTACCTTGCATAGCTCGACGGCCAGGGGGTTCATGTCCACCCCGTAGATGCACCGTCGTACCACGTCGCGCAGCGCGCGCTGGTAGTCGTCCGGCGTCGGGGTTCCCGCTGCGCGGATGCGCGCGACGTGATCGGCGAGACGGCGCGCCGCCGCGAGAAGAAAGTGCCCCGAGCCACACGCCGGATCGACGACCGCTAGGTCGAGGAGTGCATCGACGGGCCGGTCCGGATGGGCGTCCACGGCGCGCTTCACGACGGGATCGAGGGCGCTCGCGAGCAGTAGCTGCACGAGCTCGTCGGGCGTGTAGTAACTGCCCGTGGTCTTGCGCGCGTGCCCGCGGCTCTCGTCCGCGCTGGCAAAGGAGAAGGAGCGCCCATCCTTGGTGATCTGGGGGACCAGCTCGAGAAGCCCCTCGTATACGTAGCCGAGCTCGTCAGGGCCCATGTCGCGCCAGTTCACGCGCACCAGCCCTGAGGGCTCACGCAGCCAGGCGAGGTGAAAGAGTGCTCCGAGCAGCGCGCGGTTCTCGAGCATCGCTCCGTCGAGTTCCGGGCATTCTTCCGACGCGAATAGGCCGGCGAGCGCAGGCAGGCCGAGGCGCGGCTCGCCGGTGGCGAGCCCACGGAAGACGATCTTCACCACCTCCCAGAGATCGCCCTGGCGATCATGGGCGCTCCTGCGGATGGCCCGATCGCGAAGGCGCCGGAGCGTGTACCCCTCGGCGTACAGGTGACGGGCTGCGTCGGGCGCGCTCTTCGGGTGGAGGAGGTTCCGCTCCTCGACTGTGAGCAGGAAGATGAGCCGATAGACGAGCCGGAGAAGCTGCCCGAAGTAGTTGTCCCTCGTGAGATCGCCGGCGTGCAGCGCGGAGCGGAGGCCGGTGTTCGCCGGATGCGAGAGAAAACCGTGACCGAGGATCTCGAGCGCCCGCTCGAAACCGACGCTCAGCTTCTCCCGTGCCCGAGTCCCTTCCTGCCGCCCCGCCTCGCGCCAGGCCTCCAGCGGGCACGTGTCGGCGGACTCCTCGGCACGGCCGAAGCGCGACTCATGCACGAGGAGCCAGAGCGCGGCAAAGTCCGGGTACAGGCTCTCGGTGAAGATCCGGGCGAGGTCGGCCTCGATCCACGCGGGCCGGGTTAGGCTGGCGTTGTCGCGTGCGAGCCGAAGCACGAGCCCGTCCGACGTCAGCCCCCAGCGTGCAGCGCTGAGGGCGTTGAGGACCTCCTGTAGCAGGCCGAATGCGCTCCGTCTTCTCCTGCCGTCGCCGAGTTCGGGCAACGGAGCGTCCAGCCCCGCGCCTGCCGGGGCGACGACGATGGGTACCCGATCGCCGAGTGCGAAGAACCGGACCGGGTACACCCGCTCGCCCAGCACCGTTGGATCGGCGCGTACGATTGACGTGAAGCCGAACGCGTCGCGCAGGAGTCCTTCGACGAAGCGCTCGGCCAGCGCGAGAGCGTTGCCGCCCGACGCACGACCGGCTTCCAGCTCCTGAAAGCACGCCTGAGCGATTCGCCAGCTCCGGGCGATCTCGTCGCGCAGGTGAAGGCCCTTCGGAATGCGATAGTCGGCCAAGGCCTGCGCGCTGGCCTCGAGCTGAGCAAGTTTGCCCAGCCACTCCGCGCCGAGAAGTCCGCCCTCGATGGAGAGGGCATCGAATGCGAGCTGCGCCTCGCGCACGGCGCCCCGCTGGGGCGCCATCGTCAGCCTACCCTCGGGAGGAGCACGTATACACCGATGACATCGGGGCGCGGGAGGGCTTGGACGGAGGTGCTTCCGACGCCCCGGCCGGCCTCGCGCACGCGCACGTGGTCCTCGAGGAGCGCGCGGGCGCGCGCGGCGGCGAACGCCTCGAGGTCCGAGGTCCGCTCTTCGATCAGGGCGACCGCCCGCGCCGCCTCGCGCTCGCGGACGTGGCGCGGGGGATCGTCAACGGGCGGGAGCGTGAGAAGCGAGAGCGCCTCCGAGCCCGTGACCTGCTCCTCGGTTCCGGCGCCAACCCAAGCGAGGGCTGTGGCCTCCTCGACCATGAGCGTGGTCTCCTGCCGCTGCCTGCGCGAAAGGAGCTGGTGCCGTAGGCGCAGGAGCGCGATCGTCGTGCGGACCCGCACCCCGTCTGAGATCCAGCAGCCCACACGCCCCAGGATCGAGGGGTCGTTGCTGGAGACGTCGTTGTTCTCCACCGACAGCGTACGGCCGAGCAGCGTCTCGGCGAGAACGGCAATCAGGGGATGACTGCGCTGGACGGGACGGCATCCAGGCGCCGATGGATAGGTGAAGTCGATGGCGACTGTGCCCGCGATGCCCTCGGTCTCGAGGCGCTCCCGGACCTCCACCGGCAGCGGCGCTGTGGCGACCTTGAATCCGCGCCGCAGAGGCTCGAGCCCCGAGCCGAGCCGGGCGAGAGCACGGCCGGCAAAGCGCTGGACATCTTCGCGGCCACCAATCGCTGCAAGGCTCTTGTGCCACTCCGGCAGGACCTCGTCGGGCTTGATGCGCCGCTGGGCGAACACCGTCCGGTTCCTCTTCGCCTTCGTCTTCGCGTCTTCCCATTGGGTCTCGAAGAGCTCGAGCTGGTGACCCTCCAGGGCGCCGGAACCGCCGCGCCGCCGGAGCAGCACCGCCTTGAGCAGCGCCTGGGTCAGCGTGTGGCCCTCATCCGGCACCGGAACGGGCACGCCCAGCTCCTCGCGGATGCGGGCGGCCTTGCGCAGGATGACCTGGAGCACGGCTCCGTCGACCGGATTGTTCACCCCGTAAAGCAGCGTAGCACGCACCGTCTTGCTCGTCTGGCCGAAGCGGTCGACGCGGCCCTCCCGCTGTTCGTGGCGTGTCGGGTTCCAAGAAAGGTCGTAGTGAACTACCGCATCGAAGTACTCCTGCAGGTTGATTCCCTCCGACAGGCAGTCAGTGGCGACCAGCACCCGAGAGCGCTCGGCCGCACCGATGCGTGCGACATGCTCCGCGCGGTCCTCGGGAGGCATCTCGCCGGTGATGACGTCGACGGTTGCGCCGCCGAGATGCTTGCGAAGGTGGCGGGCCACGTAATGGGCCGTCGCGATGAACCGGCAGAAGACCACGACGTTGAAGCCAGCTTGGACCAGCTCCGCGACGTGGTCCGATGCCGCCTTGAGCTTCGGATCGCCGCTCTGGCCTGCGAGCTGCTGGGCCTGTGCGATGAGTCCCGCCAGCGCCAGATCATCGCTGCCGACAGGGGGCTCCACGTCGTCTTCGACGAGGGCATCGATATCGCCATCGAAGATGCGATCAAGCAGATCCTCGCGAGCCTCGTCTCCGAGGTTTTCGCCGGTACGGGTCCGCAAGGCGAGTACGGCGGCGAGAGGGCTCGAGGCTGCACACCGCAACAGCGCCAAAGTGCCCCAGAAGTTGAGGCGCTGCCGCTGCTCATCTCCCGCCCCTGCCTCGACGACCTCGGCGCAATAGTCGAGGACCTTGCTGAAGAAGTCCTCCCAGGCCCCGCTCAGCCTGTAGGTGACCTCCTTCGTCTCGCGGCGCGGAAAGATGTCGCCCTCATGCCAGTCGGCAATGTCCGCCCGCCTCCGCTGTACAAAATGGTGTGCGAGGCGCTCGCGCACGCGTTCGCGCTCCGAGCCGACGAGCTCAGACAGGCGCTCAAAGTCCGGGGCGAGGAGCCCGAGCAGCCGGTAGAAGGCCGCATCGTTCCCGCTGTGCGGGGTGGCGGTGAGCAGGACGAGGTGACGAGACGCGCTCCTCGCCAGGTCCTCGAGCAGCTCGTGGCGCTGATGGTGACCCCGGCCGACAGCGGCGCATGTATGAGCCTCATCGACGATCACGAAGTCGGGACATGCGTGGAGAAAGTGGTCCCGTCGTTCTCGGCTTTTGATGTAATCGAGGCTCACGACCGTGTGGGGATACACCGAGAAGATGCTTACGCCAGGGGGGATTCCCCGCTCTAAGCGGCGCGCGCTCTGCGACGTCACAGCCACGGCGCGGATGTGAAATCGAACTTCGAGCTCGGTCACCCACTGGTCCACCAGGTGCGGCGGGCAAAGGACCGCCGTCCGGTCGATGTCGCCGCGGTCGAGAAGCTCGCGCGCAATGAGCAGCGCCTCGATCGTCTTGCCGACGCCAACGTCGTCGGCGATGAGAAGGCGCACCGGATCGAGCTTGAGCGCCATGAGCAGCGGCACGAGTTGATAGGCGCGCGGTTCCACCGAGATCTGCCCGAAACTCCGAAACGGCCCAGCCCCCCGGCGCAGCGAGAGGAGCAACGCGTCTCGCAGCAAGAGCGCGGCGTCGTGCCCCCCGAGTTGACGTGGATCGGGTAGCGGGAAACGAGCTTCGCGGACCGGCTCTGCCTCAAGTGGCAAGTGAATCAGCGTCTGGTCGTCGTCGGAGCCGGTCATCGGACGAACCCGGAGCGTCTCTGCTGTGCTGCCGGTCAGGACGATCCACTCTCGTCCTCGGGCGCTGACAAGGCTTCCGGGAGAGTAGACGAGGTCGGTCACGGTACGCGCCCCAGAGCGGTCGCCAGGCGTGCGAAGGCCCCA
The Candidatus Rokuibacteriota bacterium DNA segment above includes these coding regions:
- a CDS encoding N-6 DNA methylase, with product MAPQRGAVREAQLAFDALSIEGGLLGAEWLGKLAQLEASAQALADYRIPKGLHLRDEIARSWRIAQACFQELEAGRASGGNALALAERFVEGLLRDAFGFTSIVRADPTVLGERVYPVRFFALGDRVPIVVAPAGAGLDAPLPELGDGRRRRSAFGLLQEVLNALSAARWGLTSDGLVLRLARDNASLTRPAWIEADLARIFTESLYPDFAALWLLVHESRFGRAEESADTCPLEAWREAGRQEGTRAREKLSVGFERALEILGHGFLSHPANTGLRSALHAGDLTRDNYFGQLLRLVYRLIFLLTVEERNLLHPKSAPDAARHLYAEGYTLRRLRDRAIRRSAHDRQGDLWEVVKIVFRGLATGEPRLGLPALAGLFASEECPELDGAMLENRALLGALFHLAWLREPSGLVRVNWRDMGPDELGYVYEGLLELVPQITKDGRSFSFASADESRGHARKTTGSYYTPDELVQLLLASALDPVVKRAVDAHPDRPVDALLDLAVVDPACGSGHFLLAAARRLADHVARIRAAGTPTPDDYQRALRDVVRRCIYGVDMNPLAVELCKVSLWMESIDPGLPLTFLESHIRRGNALLGTTRGLMGDQVPDAAWIVLEGDDKNVTTSLKRRNKEEIAGQRLLRLERRNGTGALRDAMRAIEQAPDADVAALAEKECQWKALLGSQAYEHEKLVADAWCAAFLWPKDKPGPVVETAPTTATWLALRDKEAPPSEVLVETTRHIAEDYVLFHWELAFPHVFARGGFDVVLGNPPWEHIELKEQEFFARREPSIADAQNAAIRKDLIAALPVTSPQLWEEWQLAKRKAQGEMHFARSSGRFPLCARGRINTYPLFAEHNWGVLAPHGRAGFIVPSGIATDDMTKEYFQALLDRRVLASIYHFENEGLVFKGLHHAYRFVLLTIGEAERADLVFYARRVLDLDDEERHFALAPADFATLNPNTHTCPTFRWRRDAEMNLALYSRTNVLWREGDPDGNPWGLRFMQGLFNMASDAALFRTRGELVAAGWTPQGNRFVKDREVMLPLYEAKMIHNFDHRFGTYEGQTEAQSNQGKLPELDDAAHANPRRVTLARYWVTQTEIESRLEGVSDRGWLLGWRDITGTEKVRTVIACVIPRVGVGHTLPLMFPTPDAHTVACLCANLASLCFDYAARQKVGGTHLTYSYLKQLPVLPPSIYPTCCPWNVAQALRDWFLPRVLELTYTAWDLKPFAEDCGDDGPPYIWDPERRFQLQCELDAAFFHLYSIPPDDAGYILDTFPVLARSDERAYGEYRTKRMVLDVYDALAGAAAAGRSYVSPLGPPTRAS
- a CDS encoding helicase-related protein; protein product: MTDLVYSPGSLVSARGREWIVLTGSTAETLRVRPMTGSDDDQTLIHLPLEAEPVREARFPLPDPRQLGGHDAALLLRDALLLSLRRGAGPFRSFGQISVEPRAYQLVPLLMALKLDPVRLLIADDVGVGKTIEALLIARELLDRGDIDRTAVLCPPHLVDQWVTELEVRFHIRAVAVTSQSARRLERGIPPGVSIFSVYPHTVVSLDYIKSRERRDHFLHACPDFVIVDEAHTCAAVGRGHHQRHELLEDLARSASRHLVLLTATPHSGNDAAFYRLLGLLAPDFERLSELVGSERERVRERLAHHFVQRRRADIADWHEGDIFPRRETKEVTYRLSGAWEDFFSKVLDYCAEVVEAGAGDEQRQRLNFWGTLALLRCAASSPLAAVLALRTRTGENLGDEAREDLLDRIFDGDIDALVEDDVEPPVGSDDLALAGLIAQAQQLAGQSGDPKLKAASDHVAELVQAGFNVVVFCRFIATAHYVARHLRKHLGGATVDVITGEMPPEDRAEHVARIGAAERSRVLVATDCLSEGINLQEYFDAVVHYDLSWNPTRHEQREGRVDRFGQTSKTVRATLLYGVNNPVDGAVLQVILRKAARIREELGVPVPVPDEGHTLTQALLKAVLLRRRGGSGALEGHQLELFETQWEDAKTKAKRNRTVFAQRRIKPDEVLPEWHKSLAAIGGREDVQRFAGRALARLGSGLEPLRRGFKVATAPLPVEVRERLETEGIAGTVAIDFTYPSAPGCRPVQRSHPLIAVLAETLLGRTLSVENNDVSSNDPSILGRVGCWISDGVRVRTTIALLRLRHQLLSRRQRQETTLMVEEATALAWVGAGTEEQVTGSEALSLLTLPPVDDPPRHVREREAARAVALIEERTSDLEAFAAARARALLEDHVRVREAGRGVGSTSVQALPRPDVIGVYVLLPRVG